Proteins found in one Nymphalis io chromosome 4, ilAglIoxx1.1, whole genome shotgun sequence genomic segment:
- the LOC126768263 gene encoding exosome complex component RRP43-like, whose product MAEVYKIIHPVKYFNDYINRNVRPDGRKFDDQRDIKLNINAIKSADASAVVKCGNTTVVCGIKLELAKPKAEEPELGFFVTNVELLPLCSSKFRPGPPSDYAQVVSNIVSDIFINSNSINLKELCIVPDKLAWVVYCDMVCLDNDGSIVDACIITLMTSLKSLTLPKVNYDTETEEIVVDTSIRTPLSITGLPVATSFAIYPNSPRSIVLIDPSADEEEMCGGVGANLIICCNDEQFCGIQKFGGSNLSAEAEKKTLAIARERSKLVKRVIETCLKNKIQ is encoded by the exons ATGGCCGAAGTATACAA AATTATTCATCcagtaaaatactttaatgattatattaatcgAAATGTCCGGCCTGACGGAAGAAAATTTGATGATCAACGTGACATAAAGCTCAATATTAATGCAATAAAATCGGCTGATGCTTCGGCTGTTGTAAAATGTGGAAATACTACTGTTGTCTGCGGTATTAAATTG GAGTTAGCAAAACCAAAAGCAGAGGAGCCCGAATTAGGATTTTTCGTTACCAATGTAGAACTTTTACCACTCTGTTCCTCTAAATTCCGACCAGGACCTCCTTCAGACTATGCGCAAGTTGTCAGCAACATAGTTtccgatatatttataaactctaactctataaatttaaaagaattgtGTATAGTGCCTGACAAGTTAGCCTGGGTAGTATATTGTGATATGGTATGCTTAGATAATGATGGGAGTATAGTTGACGCTTGTATAATTACCCTAATGACAAGCTTAAAATCAT taacatTGCCTAAGGTGAATTATGATACAGAAACAGAGGAAATTGTTGTAGATACAAGTATTAGGACACCACTAAGTATAACTGGCCTGCCAGTTGCTACAAGTTTTGCGATTTATCCAAACTCACCAAG gagTATAGTTTTGATTGATCCTTCAGCCGATGAAGAAGAAATGTGTGGTGGTGTTGGggcaaatttaataatttgttgtaATGATGAACAGTTTTGTGGAATCCAAAAATTTGGTGGCAGTAATCTTTCAGCTgaagctgaaaaaaaaacattagcaaTAGCAAGGGAGAGAAGTAAACTTGTTAAACGAGTTATTGAgacatgtttaaaaaataaaatacaataa
- the LOC126768253 gene encoding ufm1-specific protease 2 — translation MSPRLKISKYVFERLSKIDTNETTGCLFGLMYDGTLLVVGMSLEFFENEKKTYRQLLLSLPAEIELCGVVKFAKTLSIESRPKEILQDVDITDNPLFIIINEDKEIKAHFLVHDKFEETSYEVLQTEELWKQFIHVRLNTILPLTCEATMPGVKNILQNKRKKIASGEVSFQIDGTAVYLFGIASDVGVTGTSTETNVGDFIDSLSPDLSSKKKKYTLNKVEIVPVNLVLKATKDILSDKLVKTAVKMMTTQRKPAFCISMPLRVDTLAMIHRNTKLSELYTALVEAACRSLKLLETVLLEQLGQEGIGDGAGLRLPETFHFLPQELGHFVTRVVPKGIPDESMEKERKLLHEQLCLPLDRPMFRRGNAFSTNLGKLVNIHEAIPSPPIKPDTTVALVHGRYTYHHYMQDNFNDDGWGCAYRSMQTIFSWFRFQGYTTVDIPTHRDIQQCLVNIGDKPSSFLGSKQWIGSTEVMFCLETLLGVQSRIIFANTGSDLINYTPELVHHFQKHGSPIMIGGGVLAHTIIGVEYNSVTNDTRYLILDPHFTGADDINVVVNKGWCGWKNSDFWNKTAHYNLCLPQTKPVI, via the exons ATGTCACCACGTctcaaaatatcaaaatatgtttttgag CGTTTATCCAAAATCGATACAAATGAGACGACAGGATGCCTATTTGGCCTCATGTACGATGGTACATTACTTGTTGTGGGGATGAGTTTGGAGTTTTttgaaaatgaaaagaaaacttATAGACAGCTTCTTCTTTCCTTGCCGGCTGAAATAGAATTATGTGGTGTTGTCAAATTTGCGAAAACACTGTCTATAGAGTCCAGACCTAAAGAGATACTACAG gatgtAGACATAACTGACAAtcctctttttattataataaatgaagataAGGAAATAAAAGCTCACTTTCTAGTCCATGACAAATTTGAAGAGACAAGCTATGAGGTCCTTCAGACTGAAGAGTTGTGGAAACAATTTATTCATGTGCGTCTGAATACCATTCTGCCATTAACATGTGAAGCAACTATGCCGGGAGTAAAAAATATCTtgcaaaataaaagaaaaaag atcGCATCTGGAGAGGTATCATTTCAAATAGATGGAACGGCAGTGTATTTATTTGGAATTGCTTCAGATGTTGGTGTTACTGGTACAAGTACAGAGACAAATGTTGGAGATTTTATTGACTCTTTAAGCCCAGATCTGTCatctaaaaagaaaaaatacactTTGAATAAAGTT GAAATAGTACCTGTTAATCTAGTATTAAAAGCTACAAAGGACATATTATCAGATAAACTTGTAAAAACGGCTGTAAAAATGATGACAACACAAAGGAAAC CTGCATTTTGTATTAGCATGCCATTAAGAGTGGATACATTAGCAATGATTCACAGAAATACAAAGCTTTCTGAGCTATACACAGCTTTAGTAGAAGCTGCATGTCGCTCTCTCAAGTTACTTGAAACTGTACTGCTGGAACAGTTag GACAAGAGGGTATTGGTGATGGAGCTGGGTTACGTTTGCCTGAAACTTTTCACTTTCTGCCTCAAGAACTTGGGCATTTTGTCACAAGAGTAGTACCGAAAGGCATACCTGATGAAAGTATGG aaAAGGAAAGAAAGCTGCTCCATGAACAGTTATGTTTACCACTGGATAGACCAATGTTTCGACGAGGGAATGCATTTTCTACTAATCTTGGAAAACTTGTGAATATACATGAGGCCATACCTTCTCCGCCAATTAAGCCTGACACGACAGTGGCATTAGTCCACGGGAGATATACCTATCATCATTATATGCAAGACAACTTCAATGATGATGGTTGGGGTTGTGCTTACCGCTCAATGCAAACTATATTCTCATGGTTTAG GTTTCAAGGGTATACAACAGTAGACATACCAACTCACAGAGATATACAACAGTGCCTTGTTAATATTGGTGATAAACCATCCTCGTTTTTAGGTTCTAAGCAATGGATAGGATCTACAGAAGTAATGTTTTGTTTGGAAACTCTTTTGGGTGTACAATCGAGAATTATATTTGCCAATACAGGATCAGATTTGATAAATTACACTCCCGAACTTGTACACCATTTCCAGAAACATGGAAGTCCTATTATGATag GTGGCGGTGTATTAGCACATACAATTATAGGTGTGGAGTACAATTCCGTAACAAATGACACTCGTTACCTCATATTAGATCCTCACTTCACCGGTGCCGATGATATTAATGTAGTTGTCAATAAGGGTTGGTGTGGATGGAAGAATTCAGACTTTTGGAACAAAACTGCACATTATAACTTGTGCTTACCACAGACTAAacctgttatataa
- the LOC126768252 gene encoding zinc transporter 9, which yields MILLHSVASNFYRKFGRQYSQLKYYNSLCIGSYRIVHRESFFATNMNQKLNRSISTSAIFNDKIEGKDSKDVMDKLNPSDVAKDTKNSLKNKSLGDIIVKTETDADNVITKVTIEKAKPKEIQENVNKVTPPKKKRLLIDFSASYTERNFITPMRAMTEYLLKQSDLEILPKVLRRSPYEAEPPITVYYRKDVESKAIEIWGSKEALDKELLRRELDRRRYEQDVFTVKRRLRNYRREMGHKRLKHGVEELGLKTVSGRVVLTAVGINGCNFLFKLCAWLYTGSHSLFSECIHSLADTVNQLILAYGIHKSVQIADPDHPYGYTNMRYVSSLISGVGIFCVGCGLSFYHGVTGILDPQPLHDFYWAYFVLGGAVVSEGATLMVALNAIKKGAKEANMTLYEYVMRSSDPSVNVVLFEDTAAVAGVIVAGSCMAISQYTGSPLPDAIGCILVGTLLGGVASFIILSNVGALIGRSIPQEQLDEINSVLERDFMIRAIHDVKGIDIGSNLIRYKAEVDFDGRALTRSYLEKHDLNLLLEDMKKIDTIDDVEAFLLKHGENIVDMLGGEIDRIELKLRKKFPQIRHCDLEIL from the exons atgattttgttaCATTCAGTTGCCTCaaacttttatagaaaatttggtCGACAATACTCTCagctaaaatattacaattcattATGTATTGGATCCTATCGAATTGTACACCGAGAAAGTTTTTTTGCAACAAATATGAATCAGAAACTAAATAGGAGTATTTCTACTTCTGcgatttttaatgataaaattgaaGGGAAAGATTCTAAGGATGTCATGGATAAATTAAATCCAAGTGATGTGGCGAAAGATACGAaaaattcacttaaaaataaatcattgggTGATATAATAGTTAAGACTGAAACTGATGCGGACAATGTTATTACTAAAGTAACTATAGAGAAAGCTAAGCCAAAAGAAATTCaagaaaatgttaataaagTTACACCTCCaa AAAAGAAAAgacttttaattgatttttctgCTTCATACACCGAGCGAAATTTTATAACACCTATGAGAGCTATGACTGAATACTTACTGAAGCAGTCAGACTTGGAAATATTACCAAAAGTTCTTAGAAGATCACCATATGAAGCAGAACCACCTATTACAGTTTATTATAGGAAAGATGTTGAGTCTAAAGCTATTGAG ATTTGGGGTTCAAAAGAAGCTCTTGACAAAGAACTTTTACGTAGAGAATTGGATAGAAGAAGATATGAGCAAG aTGTGTTTACTGTCAAAAGGAGACTTAGAAATTATAGGAGAGAAATGGGCCATAAAAGATTGAAGCATGGTGTTGAAGAATTGGGCTTAAAAACAGTCTCGGGAAGAGTTGTGCTAACAGCCGTTGGAAT AAATGGTTGTAACTTTCTTTTCAAGCTTTGTGCATGGTTATACACGGGATCACACAGCTTATTTTCTGAATGTATACATTCTCTTGCTGATACTGTTAACCAACTTATATTAGCATATGGCATACATAAGTCTGTACAA ATAGCAGATCCTGACCATCCATATGGCTACACAAACATGAGATATGTTTCTTCATTGATATCTGGTGTTGGTATCTTTTGTGTGGGATGTGGTTTGTCATTCTACCATGGAGTTACTGGTATTTTAGACCCTCAACCTCTGCATGATTTCTACTGG gCCTATTTCGTCCTCGGTGGAGCTGTAGTTTCAGAAGGGGCTACATTAATGGTTGCTCTAAATGCCATTAAAAAAGGAGCTAAAGAAGCTAACATGACTTTGTATGAATATG TAATGCGAAGTTCAGATCCATCAGTAAATGTTGTTTTGTTTGAAGACACTGCAGCAGTAGCTGGTGTTATTGTAGCTGGTAGTTGCATGGCAATATCGCAGTACACGGGAAGTCCGCTTCCAGATGCAATAGGTTGCATTCTAGTTGGCACTCTCCTTGGTGGTGTAGCATCTTTTATTATACTTAGCAATGTTGGTGCTCTTATTGGaag ATCTATTCCACAAGAACAATTAGATGAAATAAATAGTGTGCTAGAAAGGGATTTCATGATAAGAGCTATACATGACGTAAAGGGTATAGACATAGGAAGTAATCTTATAAGATATAAG GCAGAAGTAGACTTTGACGGTAGAGCTCTAACTAGATCATATTTAGAAAAACATGACTTAAACTTGTTGTTAGAG gataTGAAAAAAATTGATACCATAGATGATGTTGAAGCATTCTTACTAAAACATGGAGAAAATATTGTTGATATGTTGGGTGGAGAGATTGAtagaatagaattaaaattaagg aaaaagtTTCCACAAATTCGGCACTGTGATTTGgagattctttaa
- the LOC126768268 gene encoding uncharacterized protein LOC126768268 isoform X1: protein MPASSINLYHMQDTKNNFEAMRPAPVCTDTNILMGQCQNIHVSTNCYYGFHDPKSIKNYRDNADCEMVDVSHVPEIKALPMPLNNARKRSAEDSTYSQNKRLREEVQIKNKLDPETIEKKKLETSSEDLLECLYWNIHGGNFFQLLQCP from the exons atgccTGCTAGCAGTATCAATCTGTACCATATGCAAGAtaccaaaaataattttgaagctATGCGACCTGCGCCTGTTTGCACTGACACCAACATACTTATGGGCCAATGCCAGAATATTCACGTCTCAACTAATTGCTATTATGGCTTTCATGATCCTAAGAGTATTAAAAACTATCGTGATAATGCCGATTGCGAAATGGTAGATGTGTCACATGTTCCTGAGATTAAAGCATTACCAATGCCGCTAAACAACGCCCGAAAAAGAAGTGCAGAAGACAGCACGTATTCACAAAATAAACGCCTTCGAGAAG AAGTAcaaataaagaacaaattggATCCTGAGACAATTGAGAAAAAGAAACTAGAAACTAGTTCAGAAGATTTGTTGGAGTGTCTTTATTGGAATATACATGGAGGAAACTTTTTTCAGTTGTTACAGTGTCCGTGA
- the LOC126768268 gene encoding uncharacterized protein LOC126768268 isoform X2 — protein MPASSINLYHMQDTKNNFEAMRPAPVCTDTNILMGQCQNIHVSTNCYYGFHDPKSIKNYRDNADCEMVDVSHVPEIKALPMPLNNARKRSAEDSTYSQNKRLREEGMVPTPSNYNPCLLRPTHNNPDISRCLMVHMI, from the exons atgccTGCTAGCAGTATCAATCTGTACCATATGCAAGAtaccaaaaataattttgaagctATGCGACCTGCGCCTGTTTGCACTGACACCAACATACTTATGGGCCAATGCCAGAATATTCACGTCTCAACTAATTGCTATTATGGCTTTCATGATCCTAAGAGTATTAAAAACTATCGTGATAATGCCGATTGCGAAATGGTAGATGTGTCACATGTTCCTGAGATTAAAGCATTACCAATGCCGCTAAACAACGCCCGAAAAAGAAGTGCAGAAGACAGCACGTATTCACAAAATAAACGCCTTCGAGAAG AGGGTATGGTGCCAACGCCTTCAAACTACAACCCATGTTTACTGCGTCCCACCCACAACAATCCAGATATATCTCGTTGTCTCATGGTCCATATGATATAG